The Clostridioides difficile genome has a segment encoding these proteins:
- a CDS encoding tyrosine-type recombinase/integrase codes for MATRPIEIDEYKKIMELLHTGFIYSENGVEKRFRKNPKVALALMLEANLGLRISDILRLKIGNFKGNMLEINEKKTGKLQYRPVNKNIIESINEHARKYNLKSDDYLVNIKTKAIQKQLRIICKYLNLYNISTHSFRKLYATTQFEKSNNNLELVKELLNHSSVATTQRYIRVTQQAINEASENFFIE; via the coding sequence ATGGCAACAAGACCTATAGAAATAGACGAATATAAAAAGATAATGGAACTACTACATACGGGCTTTATTTATAGCGAAAATGGCGTTGAAAAAAGATTTAGAAAGAATCCTAAGGTTGCATTAGCACTAATGTTAGAAGCTAATTTAGGTCTAAGAATATCAGATATTTTAAGATTAAAAATAGGTAATTTTAAAGGTAATATGTTAGAAATAAACGAAAAAAAGACAGGCAAATTGCAGTATAGACCTGTTAACAAAAATATAATTGAATCCATAAATGAACATGCAAGAAAGTATAATCTTAAATCGGATGACTACTTAGTAAATATAAAGACAAAAGCTATTCAAAAACAGTTGAGGATAATTTGCAAATACTTAAATTTGTATAACATAAGTACACATAGCTTTAGAAAGCTCTACGCTACTACTCAATTTGAAAAGAGTAACAATAACTTAGAATTAGTTAAGGAACTCTTAAACCATAGTTCTGTAGCCACTACACAGCGATATATAAGGGTAACCCAGCAAGCTATTAACGAAGCTAGTGAGAATTTTTTTATCGAATAA